The stretch of DNA CCGCCGGGCCGAACGCTCGACCTGGGCCGCCCTGGAGGCGCACGGCGAGACGATGAACCCGCTCACCGCGACCTATCTCAACCGGCTGTCGGACCTGCTGTTCATCCTGGCGCGCACGGCCAACAAGGCCACCGGGGACGTGCTGTGGGTACCGGGCGGCGAACGCTGAGCGCTCCTCCCCGCCAGGGACGCCCCGCGTCCGCACGGCGCACGTTCACCGCCCGGCGCACGCTCACCGTCCGGCCGGTGTGCGCTCCTCGTCCGGACGGGCCGACTCGACCGGAGCCTTCTTGGGGAAGAGCAGGTACGACAGCGCGATCAGCCCGTGGATCCCGGCGATGCGCAGCGTCGTCCCCTGCCAGGACCTGAGCGGCTCGGCGGCGGACGGGTCGCCGACGTACAGGACCGCCGCCTGGAGCAGGGCGAGGGAGACGCACGACGCGACGAGGGTGCGCAGCCAGAGGCCGCCCTCGTAGCGTGCCCGGGCCAGTCCGTGACGGGGCGGCTTCCCGGGGCGCGGGCCGCCGGCCAGACGGTGGGCCGCGTGGGCGTCGAGCCGGCCGACGGTGTAGTGGCCGTAGCCGACGGTGAAACCGATGTACAGGGCGGCCAGTCCGTGCTCCCAGCCGGGCTCCGCGCCGTTCCTCAGATCGACGGCGGTGACCGCGAACAGGACCAGTTCCAGCATCGGCTCGCACAGCAGCAGGGCCATGCCGGTGCGGCGCCACCGCAGGAGGTAGCGGGCGGTCAGGCCCAGCGCCAGCAGTACCCAGAAGCCCACCTCGCAGGCGATGATCAGCGCGACGATCACGATTGCTCCTCTCGGTTCCTCCTCCAGGCTGACGGCGGACCGCGTCCGCTGCGTCGTCGGCGGTGACGAACCGCGCGTGCATCCTTCGATGTACGCGCGGACCCTCCCGGGGCATCAGGCGGTGGACCGCTCCCCCGTGTTGGATGGACGCATGGCCCGAGGACTCCGCCCGCACCGCCACGACGTGTACATCGCCGTGGGCGGACTGCTCGGCGGACTGGCGCTGCTCGGCATCGGGCTGCACACCCGCGCCCGCCACGCCCCGGCCTCCGTCCTGGACCAGGACTGGGCGGTCGCCGTCCCGCTGCTGGTGACGGCGGGGTGCGAGCTGCTGCGCCGGACCCGGCCGGGCCCCGCCCTGCTCGTCGGCACCGCGGCGGTCGTCGCGGACCTCCCGACGCGGGGCAGCCTGGCCACCGTGGTGATGTTCACCGATCTCGTCTACGCGGCGGTGCTCTACGGCCCGCCCGCCTTCGCCCGCCGCCTTCCCTGGATCACCGGTCTGTTCACGGTGATCGGCACGGTCGTGCCGCTCGTGGTCTGGCGCACGCCGCAGGCATTCCTGCTTGGCGTGGGCGTCGCCCTGGTCAGCCTGGTGCCGGCGGCCACCGGTTGGGTGGTGCGCAACCACCGTGACACGGCCGTCGCCGAGCGGCTGCGGGCCGAACAGACCGCGCTGCTCGCGGACATGGACCGCGCACAGGCGGTCGTCGCCGAACGGGCCAGGGTGGCACGGGAGTTGCACGACATGATCGCCAACCACATGTCCGCCATCGCCATCCACTCCACGGCCGCGCTGTCCCTGGACGACCCGGAGACCTCGCGGCAGGCGCTCACCGTGATCCGGGAGAACAGCGTCGAGGGACTGGCGGAGATGCGGCGGCTGATCGGCATCCTGCGCGACAGCGGGGACGAGCGTGCCCCGGCCGCCGCGCCGACCCTGGACGGTCTCGAGGCGCTGGCCGAGACGGCCCGCGGCAACGGTCTCGAGGTCATGCTCGACGCCCGGCACGGCGAGGTGCCGACGCCGGTGGAGCTGGCGGCGTACCGGATCGTGCAGGAATCGCTGACCAACGCCCTCAAACACGCGGCTCCGGGCCGCGTCACCGTCGCCCTGGCACGGCGCGACGGCGCGCTCGAGGTGGCGGTGACCAGCCCCTACGGGCACCGGGGCGGGCCACGCGCCCCGGGCTCCGGTGCCGGTCTGGTCGGGATGCGGGAGCGGGCCGCGCTGCTCGGTGGCGCGTTCGCGGCCGGTCCCGAGGGCGCCGTCTGGACCGTCCGTGCCACCCTGCCCCTGGGTGATGGCGAAGGAGATCCCGCATGATCCGTGTCCTCGTCGCCGAGGACCAGTCCGCCGTCCGCGCCGGGCTGGTCCTGATCCTGCGCAGCGCGCCCGGCATCGAAGTGGCCGGCGAGGCGGCGGACGGCGAGCAGGCGGTGGCGCTGGCCCGCGAGCTGCGTCCCGACGTGGTGCTGATGGACCTCCAGATGCCGTGGCTGGACGGGGTGTCGGCGACCCGGCAGGTGGTCGCGGAGCGACTGGCGGACGTCCTCGTGCTCACCACCTTCGACCTCGACGCGTACGTCTTCGGGGCGCTGCGCGCGGGAGCGTCCGGATTCCTGCTCAAGGACGCCGAGGCACGGGAACTGGTGGAGGCGGTGCGCACGGTGGCGCGCGGGGAGGGGATCGTCGCGCCCGCCGTCACACGGCGTCTGATCGCCGAGTTCGCCGCCGGACCGGCACGGGAGGCGAAGGCGGCGCCGGCCGCGCTGGGCACCCTCACCCCCCGGGAGCGCGAGGTGCTGTCGTGCCTGGGCGAGGGGCTGTCCAACGCGGAGATCGCCCTCCGCCTGGACCTCGCGGAGGGCACCGTGAAGACCCACGTCAGCCGCCTGCTGGGCAAGCTGGAGCTGCGCAGCCGTGTCCAAGCGGCGGTGTTGGCCCAGGAGTTGGGGATCTGAGGAGCAACGGGACAACTGGTCCAGACCTATTGACCCGTGGTCCAGACCTTTCTATTCTCGCGGCACCGGGGGGCGTGATGGCTCAGTCACGCCGCCCGACCACAACCCCCACCGCCGAAGGGGCGGCCGTAGCTCCCCCGCAGGCGACATCACAAGAGGAGGCGCGGTATGCGCTTCAGACACAGAGCCGCGGCCGGGTTCGCGACCCTGCTGCTCCCGCTGGCCGGGATGGTCGGCCTCGCGGGCTCCGCTCAGGCCGCGGCATCGGCCACCGCCACCTACGCCAAGACCCAGGACTGGGGCACCGGCTTCGAGGGCAAGTGGACGGTGACCAACTCCAGTACCACGAGCATCAGTTCGTGGACGATCGAGTGGGACTTCCCCTCCGGTACGTCCGTCACCTCCGCCTGGGACGCGGACGTGACCAGCTCCGGCACCCACTGGACCGCCAAGAACAAGTCCTACAACGGCACCCTCGCCCCGGGCGCCTCCGTCTCCTTCGGCTTCAACGGCGCCGGCGCCGGATCCCCCAGCAACTGCAAGCTCAACGGCGGCAGTTGTGACGGCGGCAGCACGGTACCCGGTGACAACCCGCCCTCCGCGCCGGGCACCCCGACCGCCTCGAACATCACCGACACCTCGGTGAAGCTCACCTGGGGCGCGGCCACCGACGACAAGGGCGTCAAGAACTACGACGTGCTGCGCGACGGCAGGACGGTCGCGACCGTGACGACGACCTCGTACACGGACACCGGGCTGACCGCGGGCACCGACTACTCCTACAGCGTCCAGGCCCGTGACACCGCCAACCAGACCGGCCCGGTCAGCGGCTCGGTCGCCGTGCGCACCACCGGCGGCGGTGGCGGCACTCCCCCGCCCGGCAACAAGGTCCGGCTCGGCTACTTCACCGAGTGGGGCATCTACGGCCGCAACTACAACGTCAAGAACATCGTGACGTCCGGCTCCGCCTCGAAGATCACGCACATCAACTACGCCTTCGGCAACGTCACCGGCGGCAAGTGCACGATCGGCGACTCCTACGCCGACTACGACAAGGCGTTCACCGCCGACCAGTCGGTCAGCGGCGTCGCCGACACCTGGGACCAGCCGCTGCGCGGCAACTTCAACCAGCTGCGCCAGCTGAAGGCCAAGTACCCGAACATCAAGGTGCTGTGGTCCTTCGGTGGCTGGACCTGGTCCGGCGGCTTCGCGGACGCGGCCAAGAACCCGACGGCCTTCGCCCAGTCCTGCTACGACCTGGTGAAGGACTCCCGCTGGGCCGACGTGTTCGACGGCATCGACATCGACTGGGAGTACCCCAACGCCTGCGGCCTGACCTGTGACACCAGCGGGCCGGCGGCCATCAAGAACGTGGCGGCCGCGCTGCGGGCCAAGTTCGGCAACAGCGCCCTGGTCACGGCGGCCGTCTCCGCCGACGGCACCTCCGGCGGCAAGGTCGACGCCGCCGACTACGGCGGGGCGGCGCAGTACCTCGACTGGTACAACGTGATGACGTACGACTTCTTCGGCGCCTGGGACGCGAAGGGCCCCACCGCCCCGCACTCCCCGCTCACCTCCTACAACGGCATCCCGCAGGCCGGCTTCACCACGGCCGACGCGATCGCCAAGTACAAGGCCAAGGGCGTACCGGCGAGCAAGCTGCTCGTGGGCATCGGCCTGTACGGCCGCGGCTGGACCGGCGTCACCCAGGACGCCCCGGGCGGCACGGCCACGGGCCCGGCGACCGGTACGTACGAGCAGGGCATCGAGGACTACAAGGTGCTCAAGACGTCCTGCCCGGCCACCGGCACCATCGCGGGCACGGCCTACGCGAAGTGCGGCAGCAACTGGTGGTCCTACGACACCCCGGCCACCATCGGCACCAAGATGTCCTGGGCGAAGACCCAGGGCCTGGGCGGCGCCTTCTTCTGGGAGTTCAGCGGTGACACCAGCAACGGCGAACTGGTGAACGCCATCAACAGCGGTCTGTCGTAAGGGCCCACCGGCCCCGAGACCGGAAGAGCTCCCCCGGACGTGGTCCGGGGGAGCTCTTCCGTCGTACTACGCCACATTCACCCTTTGTCCGGGTGGCGCCGCCTCCAGCCAGGCAAGGAAGCCGGTCAACGCGTCCTCGCTCATCGCGAGTTCCAGGCGCGTACCGCGGTGCAGGCAGGTGAGGACGACCGCGTCGGAGAGCAGCGCGAGTTCCTCCTCGCCCTCGGGCAGACGGCGGCCGGCCACCTCGATGGACGCCCGCTCCAGGGTGCGGCGGGGACGGGGGGCGTAGGAGAAGACACGGAACCACTCGACGCGGTCGCCGTTGTAGCGGGCGACGCCGTAGCTCCAGCCCTTGCCGCTGGTGTCGGTCTTCTCCGGTACGTCCCAGCGCAGACTGCAGTCGAAGGTGCCGCCGGAGCGCTGGATGAGCCTGCGTCGCAGGCCGAAGACGAACAGTCCCACCACCACGAGCAAGACCACCAGCCCGCACACAGTCAGAGCGAGGACCATCGACACCGACCTCCTCGTCTCCTAGGTAATGGAACGGAAAAAACACCCACATTCACCTCAGCCGCGGCCGGTACCGGATTGCTCCGGTACCGACCGCGGCTGAGTGACGTCATCACACGGCTGGCTGGGTTCAGCTGGCCGTCGCCGCGCGCAGTCGGACCTCCGCGCGGCGCTCGGCATGAGCGTCGCCCTCCGCCTTCGCGCGTTCGAGCTCCCGCTCGGTGCGCTGGACGTCGATCTCGTCCGAGAGTTCGGCGATCTCCGCCAGCAGTGACAGCTTGTTGTCCGCGAACGAGATGAAACCGCCGTGCACGGCGGCGATGACCGTGGCACCTTCACTCGTACGGATGGTCACCGGGCCCGACTCCAGCACACCGAGCAGCGGCTGGTGACCGGGCATGACGCCGATGTCGCCGGACGTGGTGCGCGCGACGACCAGGGTGGCCTCGCCGGACCAGACCTGGCGGTCGGCGGCGACGAGCTCGACGTGCAGCTCAGCAGCCAAGGGTGGCTCCTCGGGTCACCACCCGGCGGTAGTGCCGGGTGTTGGGGTCAATTCTAAGGGGCGTGGACGAGGGGGCGGGACGCACCCGCCCCCTCAAGCGAGCGCGATGCTCAGGAGACGCCCAGTTCCTTCGCGTTCTTCTTCAGGTCCTCGATACCACCGCACATGAAGAACGCCTGCTCGGGGAAGTGGTCGTACTCGCCGTCGCAGATCGCGTTGAACGCCGCGATCGACTCGTCCAGCGGCACGTCCGAGCCGTCCACACCGGTGAACTGCTTGGCGACGTGGGTGTTCTGGGACAGGAAGCGCTCCACGCGACGGGCACGGTGGACGACGAGCTTGTCCTCCTCGCCGAGCTCGTCGATACCGAGGATCGCGATGATGTCCTGCAGGTCCTTGTACTTCTGCAGGATGTTCTTCACGCGCATGGCCGCGTTGTAGTGGTCCGCCGCGATGTAGCGGGGGTCCAGGATCCGGGACGTGGAGTCCAGCGGGTCCACGGCCGGGTAGATGCCCTTCTCCGAGATCGGACGGGACAGCACCGTCGTCGCGTCGAGGTGGGCGAAGGTGGTGGCCGGGGCCGGGTCGGTCAGGTCGTCCGCGGGGACGTAGATCGCCTGCATCGAGGTGATCGAGTGACCGCGGGTCGAGGTGATGCGCTCCTGGAGCAGACCCATCTCGTCGGCCAGGTTCGGCTGGTAACCCACGGCGGACGGCATACGGCCGAGCAGCGTGGAGACCTCGGAACCGGCCTGCGTGAAGCGGAAGATGTTGTCGATGAAGAACAGCACGTCCTGCTTCTGGACGTCACGGAAGTACTCGGCCATGGTCAGGCCGGCCAGCGCGACGCGCAGACGGGTGCCCGGGGGCTCGTCCATCTGACCGAAGACCAGCGCGGTCTTGTCGATGACGCCCGACTCGCTCATCTCGTCGATGAGGTCGTTGCCCTCACGGGTGCGCTCGCCGACACCGGCGAACACGGAGACACCGTCGTGGTTGTTGGCGACGCGGTAGATCATCTCCTGGATGAGCACCGTCTTGCCGACGCCGGCACCGCCGAACAGACCGATCTTGCCGCCCTTGACGTACGGGGTCAGCAGGTCGATGACCTTGACGCCGGTCTCGAACATCTCGGTCTTCGACTCGAGCTCGTCGAAGTTCGGCGCCTTGCGGTGGATCGACCAGCGCTCGCCCTCGTACTCGGCGTCGACGTTCAGCACCTCACCGAGGGTGTTGAACACCTTGCCCTTGGTGAAGTCGCCGACCGGGACGGTGATCGCCGAGCCGGTGTCCGTCACCGGAGCCTGGCGGACCAGGCCGTCGGTGGGCTGCATGGAGATCGTGCGGACGATGCCGTCACCGAGGTGCTGCGCGACCTCGAGCGTCAGCGTCTTCTTCTCGCCCGCGTTCGCCGGGTCGGCGACCTCGACGTGAAGGGCGTTGTTAATGTCCGGCATCGCGTCGACGGGGAACTCCACGTCGACGACCGGGCCGATGACCCGCGCGACGCGGCCCGCCGCCGTGGCCGTCTCAACAGTGGTGGTCATTACTTGTCACTCCCCGCGGTCGCGTCGGCCAGGGCGCTCGCGCCACCGACGATCTCGCTGATTTCCTGGGTGATTTCGGCCTGGCGGGCCGCGTTGGCAAGACGTGCGAGCGTGTCGATCAGCTCGCCCGCGTTGTCGGTGGCCGACTTCATCGCGCGCCGCGTGGCGGCGTGCTTGGAAGCGGCCGACTGGAGCAGCGCGTTGTAGATACGGCTCTCCACGTAGCGCGGCAGCAGCGCGTCGAGGACGTCCTCCGCCGAGGGCTCGAAGTCGTACAGCGGAAGGATCTCGCCCTTCGGAGCGGCCTCCGCGGCGACCTCGTCCAGACGCAGCGGAAGCAGCCGGGCGTCGGTGGCCGTCTGCGTCATCATCGAGACGAACTCCGTGTAGACGATGTGGAGCTCGTCCACGCCGCCGTCCTCGGTGCCCTTCTGGATGGCCTCGATCAGCGGGGCCGCCACCGTCTTGGCGTCCGCGTACGCGGGCTCGTCGGTGAAGCCGGTCCACGACTCCGTGATCGTGCGCTCACGGAAGTTGTAGTGGGCGACACCGCGCCGGCCGACGATGTACGTGTCGACCTGCTTGCCCTCGCTCTCGAGGCGCGCGGTCAGCTGCTCCGCCGCCTTGATGGCGTTGGAGTTGAAGGCGCCGGCCAGACCGCGGTCGCTCGTCAGGAGCAGTACCGCGGCGCGGGTCGGGTTCTCCGCCTCCGTGGTCAGCGGGTGCTTGGTGTTGGACCCGGTGCCGACCGCCGTGACCGCGCGGGTCAGTTCCTGCGCGTACGGCGTGGAGGCCGACACCTTGCGCATCGCCTTGACGACGCGCGAGGCGGCGATCATCTCCATCGCCTTGGTGATCTTCTTGGTCGCGGTGACGGATCGGATGCGACGCTTGTAGACCCGGAGCTGGGCTCCCATGAGTCAGGTCCCTTCCTTACGTCACTTGGCGGCAGCGGCCGGGGTGTCCTCGCCGAGCAGCTTTCCGTCGCCCGTCTCGAACTGCTTCTTGAAGTCGGCGATTGCCTCGGCGACGGCCTGCAGCGTGTCGTCGGACATCTTGCCGCCCTCCTTGATGGAGGTCATGAGGCCCTGCTCCTTGCGGTGCAGGTACTCCAGGAGCTCCTTCTCGAAGCGGCGGATGTCGGCGACCGGCACCTCGTCCATCTTGCCGGTGGTACCGGCCCACACGGAGACGACCTGGTCCTCGGTGGCCATCGGCTGGTACTGGTCCTGCTTCAGCAGCTCGACCATGCGCTGACCGCGCTCCAGCTGGGACTTCGAGGCGGCGTCCAGGTCGGAACCGAAGGCGGCGAACGCCTCCAGCTCACGGAACTGGGCCAGGTCCACGCGCAGACGGCCGGAGACCTGCTTCATCGCCTTGTGCTGCGCGGAACCACCGACTCGGGAGACGGAGATACCGACGTTCAGCGCGGGGCGCTGACCGGCGTTGAACAGGTCCGACTCCAGGAAGCACTGGCCGTCGGTGATGGAGATGACGTTGGTCGGGATGAACGCCGAGACGTCGTTGGCCTTGGTCTCGACGATCGGCAGACCGGTCATCGAGCCCTTGCCCATGTCGTCGGACAGCTTCGCGCAGCGCTCCAGCAGCCGGGAGTGCAGGTAGAAGACGTCGCCCGGGTAGGCCTCACGGCCCGGCGGACGGCGCAGCAGCAGCGACACGGCGCGGTAGGCGTCGGCCTGCTTCGACAGGTCGTCGAAGATGATCAGGACGTGCTTGCCCTGGTACATCCAGTGCTGACCGATGGCGGAACCGGTGTACGGCGCCAGGTACTTGAAGCCGGCCGGGTCGGACGCCGGGGCGGCCACGATGGTCGTGTACTCCAGCGCGCCGTTCTCCTCCAGCGAGCGCCGGACCGACGCGATGGTGGAGCCCTTCTGGCCGATGGCGACGTAGATGCAGCGGACCTGCTTGTTCGGGTCGCCGGTGCGCCAGTTGTCACGCTGGTTGATGATCGTGTCGACGGCCAGGGCGGTCTTGCCGGTCTGGCGGTCGCCGATGATCAGCTGACGCTGACCGCGGCCGATCGGGGTCATGGCGTCGACGGCCTTGTAGCCGGTCTCCATCGGCTCGTGCACCGACTTGCGCTGCATGACCGTGGGGGCCTGCAGTTCGAGGGCGCGGCGGCCCTCGGTCTCGATCTCGCCGAGGCCGTCGATCGGGTTGCCGAGCGGGTCCACCACGCGGCCGAGGTAGCCCTCGCCCACGGCCACGGACAGGACCTCACCGGTGCGCTGCACCGGCTGGCCCTCCTCGATGCCGCTGAACTCACCGAGGACGATGGCACCGATCTCGCGCTCCTCGAGGTTGAGGGCGAGGCCGAGGGTGCCGTCCTCGAACTTCAGCAGTTCGTTGGCCATGGCCGAGGGAAGACCCTCGACCTTCGCGATGCCGTCGCCGGCAAGGGTGACCGTACCGACCTCCTCGCGCGAGGCCGCGTCCGGCTTGTACGACTGGACGAAGTTCTCCAGCGCGTCCCGGATCTCCTCCGGCCGGATCGTGAGCTCCGCCATCTGGGTTCCCTGCTCTCCTTGTTGGGCCCGAAGTTTCACTTGGGGGGTATTCCACGAGTTCGGGACTCCCCCCAATAAGAGGTGAATCCTCTGCACGGCCCAACCAGGGCCGTCGTGTACGTCTTGCGTGTTGAGTTGCTGCTAGCTCGCCATGCGGCGGGCGGCGTCCTCGAGCCGGTCCGCGAGGGAGCCGTTGATGACCTCGTCACCCACCTGCACCCGGACTCCGCCGACGACCTCGGGGTCGACGTCGAGGTTGAGGTGCATCTGGTGGCCGTAGAGCTTGGCGAGGGCCGCGCCGAGGCGCTGCTTCTGCGTGTCGCTCAGCGGGACCGCCGAGGTGACGACGGCGACCATGCGGTTGCGACGGTCGGCGGCGAGCTTGGTCAGGGACTCCAGTCCCGCTTCCAGGCTACGTCCCCGCGGCGCGGTCACAAGGCGCGTCACCAGACCCACGGTGGTCGCGGCCGCCCGGCCACCGAGCAGCCGGTGCAGCAGCTCCTTCTTGGCCGATGCGGTCGCGGCGCGGTCGGTCAGGGCCGCGCGCAGCCCGGTGTTGGAGGAGACGATCCGGCCGAAGCGGAACAGCTCGTCCTCGACGTTGTCGAGCGTGCCGGTCTGCTGTGCCGCGGTGAGGTCGGCGACGTCCGCCAGCTCCTCCAGCGTGTCGACCAGGTCACGGGGCTGCGACCAGCGGGAACGCACCATGCCGGACACCAGGTCCGCGGCCGTGCCGCCGATCTGGCCGCCGAGCAGGCGCTGCACCAGCGTGGCCTTGGCCTCGCCGGACTGCGCCGGGTCGGTCAGGACCCGACGCAGACCGACCTCGCGGTGGAGCAGCGCGGTGACGGCCGCCAGCTCGTCGGCGAGCTGGGCGGCGTCCACCGAGGTGGAGTCCGTCAGCGCGTCCAGACGCTCACGTGCGGCGGTCAGCGCCTCACGGCTGGCTCCGTGCATGGTCATCGAGTCGCCTCGGCCTTCGAAGCGGCTTCATCGAGGCCGTCGAGGAAGCGGTCGATCACACGGCTCTGCCGGGCGTGGTCCTCGAGGGACTCGCCGACGAGCTTGCCGGCCAGCTCGGTGGCCAGCGTGCCGACGTCCTGCCGGAGCGCGGACGCGGCGGCCTTGCGGTCGGCCTCGATCTGGGCGTGGCCGGCGGCGACGATCTCCTCGCGCTGACGCTGGCCCTCGGCCCGCATCTCGGCGATGAGCGTGGCGCCCTGCTCCTGCGCCTCCTGGCGCAGGCGCGCGGCCTCGTGCCGGGCCTCGGCGAGCTGAGCCTTGTACTGCTCAAGAACGCTCTGGGCCTCGGTCTGCGCGGCCTCGGCCTTTTCGATACCGCCCTCGATGGCCTCGCGGCGCTCCTCCAGAACCTTGTTGATGTTCGGGAGGAGCTTCTTCGCGAGGAAACCGAAGACGATGACGAAGGCGAGCAGGCCGATGACGAGCTCGGGGATCGGCGGGACGAGAGGGTTCTCCGTCTCGGCCGCCAGAATGAGCAGCTGGCTCATGTCAGTGCCTTTCGTCTAGGAAGCTTTCGCTGTTCGGCGAATCAGGTGCCGTAGACGAACGGCATGACCAGACCGATCAGGGCCAGCGCCTCACAGAAGGCGAAGCCGAGGATCTGGTTGGCGCGGATCAGGCCGGCG from Streptomyces sp. 6-11-2 encodes:
- the atpD gene encoding F0F1 ATP synthase subunit beta, with the translated sequence MTTTVETATAAGRVARVIGPVVDVEFPVDAMPDINNALHVEVADPANAGEKKTLTLEVAQHLGDGIVRTISMQPTDGLVRQAPVTDTGSAITVPVGDFTKGKVFNTLGEVLNVDAEYEGERWSIHRKAPNFDELESKTEMFETGVKVIDLLTPYVKGGKIGLFGGAGVGKTVLIQEMIYRVANNHDGVSVFAGVGERTREGNDLIDEMSESGVIDKTALVFGQMDEPPGTRLRVALAGLTMAEYFRDVQKQDVLFFIDNIFRFTQAGSEVSTLLGRMPSAVGYQPNLADEMGLLQERITSTRGHSITSMQAIYVPADDLTDPAPATTFAHLDATTVLSRPISEKGIYPAVDPLDSTSRILDPRYIAADHYNAAMRVKNILQKYKDLQDIIAILGIDELGEEDKLVVHRARRVERFLSQNTHVAKQFTGVDGSDVPLDESIAAFNAICDGEYDHFPEQAFFMCGGIEDLKKNAKELGVS
- a CDS encoding DUF2550 domain-containing protein encodes the protein MVLALTVCGLVVLLVVVGLFVFGLRRRLIQRSGGTFDCSLRWDVPEKTDTSGKGWSYGVARYNGDRVEWFRVFSYAPRPRRTLERASIEVAGRRLPEGEEELALLSDAVVLTCLHRGTRLELAMSEDALTGFLAWLEAAPPGQRVNVA
- a CDS encoding response regulator transcription factor — its product is MIRVLVAEDQSAVRAGLVLILRSAPGIEVAGEAADGEQAVALARELRPDVVLMDLQMPWLDGVSATRQVVAERLADVLVLTTFDLDAYVFGALRAGASGFLLKDAEARELVEAVRTVARGEGIVAPAVTRRLIAEFAAGPAREAKAAPAALGTLTPREREVLSCLGEGLSNAEIALRLDLAEGTVKTHVSRLLGKLELRSRVQAAVLAQELGI
- a CDS encoding F0F1 ATP synthase subunit delta, which produces MHGASREALTAARERLDALTDSTSVDAAQLADELAAVTALLHREVGLRRVLTDPAQSGEAKATLVQRLLGGQIGGTAADLVSGMVRSRWSQPRDLVDTLEELADVADLTAAQQTGTLDNVEDELFRFGRIVSSNTGLRAALTDRAATASAKKELLHRLLGGRAAATTVGLVTRLVTAPRGRSLEAGLESLTKLAADRRNRMVAVVTSAVPLSDTQKQRLGAALAKLYGHQMHLNLDVDPEVVGGVRVQVGDEVINGSLADRLEDAARRMAS
- a CDS encoding sensor histidine kinase; protein product: MARGLRPHRHDVYIAVGGLLGGLALLGIGLHTRARHAPASVLDQDWAVAVPLLVTAGCELLRRTRPGPALLVGTAAVVADLPTRGSLATVVMFTDLVYAAVLYGPPAFARRLPWITGLFTVIGTVVPLVVWRTPQAFLLGVGVALVSLVPAATGWVVRNHRDTAVAERLRAEQTALLADMDRAQAVVAERARVARELHDMIANHMSAIAIHSTAALSLDDPETSRQALTVIRENSVEGLAEMRRLIGILRDSGDERAPAAAPTLDGLEALAETARGNGLEVMLDARHGEVPTPVELAAYRIVQESLTNALKHAAPGRVTVALARRDGALEVAVTSPYGHRGGPRAPGSGAGLVGMRERAALLGGAFAAGPEGAVWTVRATLPLGDGEGDPA
- the atpA gene encoding F0F1 ATP synthase subunit alpha, whose amino-acid sequence is MAELTIRPEEIRDALENFVQSYKPDAASREEVGTVTLAGDGIAKVEGLPSAMANELLKFEDGTLGLALNLEEREIGAIVLGEFSGIEEGQPVQRTGEVLSVAVGEGYLGRVVDPLGNPIDGLGEIETEGRRALELQAPTVMQRKSVHEPMETGYKAVDAMTPIGRGQRQLIIGDRQTGKTALAVDTIINQRDNWRTGDPNKQVRCIYVAIGQKGSTIASVRRSLEENGALEYTTIVAAPASDPAGFKYLAPYTGSAIGQHWMYQGKHVLIIFDDLSKQADAYRAVSLLLRRPPGREAYPGDVFYLHSRLLERCAKLSDDMGKGSMTGLPIVETKANDVSAFIPTNVISITDGQCFLESDLFNAGQRPALNVGISVSRVGGSAQHKAMKQVSGRLRVDLAQFRELEAFAAFGSDLDAASKSQLERGQRMVELLKQDQYQPMATEDQVVSVWAGTTGKMDEVPVADIRRFEKELLEYLHRKEQGLMTSIKEGGKMSDDTLQAVAEAIADFKKQFETGDGKLLGEDTPAAAAK
- a CDS encoding F0F1 ATP synthase subunit B codes for the protein MSQLLILAAETENPLVPPIPELVIGLLAFVIVFGFLAKKLLPNINKVLEERREAIEGGIEKAEAAQTEAQSVLEQYKAQLAEARHEAARLRQEAQEQGATLIAEMRAEGQRQREEIVAAGHAQIEADRKAAASALRQDVGTLATELAGKLVGESLEDHARQSRVIDRFLDGLDEAASKAEATR
- a CDS encoding glycosyl hydrolase family 18 protein, translated to MRFRHRAAAGFATLLLPLAGMVGLAGSAQAAASATATYAKTQDWGTGFEGKWTVTNSSTTSISSWTIEWDFPSGTSVTSAWDADVTSSGTHWTAKNKSYNGTLAPGASVSFGFNGAGAGSPSNCKLNGGSCDGGSTVPGDNPPSAPGTPTASNITDTSVKLTWGAATDDKGVKNYDVLRDGRTVATVTTTSYTDTGLTAGTDYSYSVQARDTANQTGPVSGSVAVRTTGGGGGTPPPGNKVRLGYFTEWGIYGRNYNVKNIVTSGSASKITHINYAFGNVTGGKCTIGDSYADYDKAFTADQSVSGVADTWDQPLRGNFNQLRQLKAKYPNIKVLWSFGGWTWSGGFADAAKNPTAFAQSCYDLVKDSRWADVFDGIDIDWEYPNACGLTCDTSGPAAIKNVAAALRAKFGNSALVTAAVSADGTSGGKVDAADYGGAAQYLDWYNVMTYDFFGAWDAKGPTAPHSPLTSYNGIPQAGFTTADAIAKYKAKGVPASKLLVGIGLYGRGWTGVTQDAPGGTATGPATGTYEQGIEDYKVLKTSCPATGTIAGTAYAKCGSNWWSYDTPATIGTKMSWAKTQGLGGAFFWEFSGDTSNGELVNAINSGLS
- a CDS encoding F0F1 ATP synthase subunit epsilon; the protein is MAAELHVELVAADRQVWSGEATLVVARTTSGDIGVMPGHQPLLGVLESGPVTIRTSEGATVIAAVHGGFISFADNKLSLLAEIAELSDEIDVQRTERELERAKAEGDAHAERRAEVRLRAATAS
- a CDS encoding F0F1 ATP synthase subunit gamma — its product is MGAQLRVYKRRIRSVTATKKITKAMEMIAASRVVKAMRKVSASTPYAQELTRAVTAVGTGSNTKHPLTTEAENPTRAAVLLLTSDRGLAGAFNSNAIKAAEQLTARLESEGKQVDTYIVGRRGVAHYNFRERTITESWTGFTDEPAYADAKTVAAPLIEAIQKGTEDGGVDELHIVYTEFVSMMTQTATDARLLPLRLDEVAAEAAPKGEILPLYDFEPSAEDVLDALLPRYVESRIYNALLQSAASKHAATRRAMKSATDNAGELIDTLARLANAARQAEITQEISEIVGGASALADATAGSDK